DNA sequence from the Glycine soja cultivar W05 chromosome 18, ASM419377v2, whole genome shotgun sequence genome:
CATGACAACatagttaattagttaaaaCGTCTATTTTATAATAAGTAACTAAATAGAGTATAAATTGATTACTCTGTAAGTTTATATGTTTGACTATTTATATAGGTGAATGATAATGACTTTAGGAACCTtatattaataatcattttgtaagaaattatattaatatttcaataCATTTAagtttgtttgatcttgtttataattaagttctgaaaaaattagaagagcttttttaaaatagttaaaatgttttatttttttatctaaatttagtttatttagctgtagaaataaatgaagaaaaaagatagCTAGTGTGAGACCCAATTCAAGGCTAAAGGGGTTAGAGTTGAAACCTGGTGTGCATCGAGCAAATTGCTCCCACTTCCAAAGATTTGAGTTAAGTGTGAACCTCATTCTCAGCACATAGGCCATTATGCAAGAATGACAGGACAATATGTTTGGCCTTCTTTAAGCTCCAAGGATGCGAATTAAAGGAAGATTTGGTTAAGAGAGTTGTCTAGGATTGAAGGTGAAGGCTGGGAAACTTTCTTCTTTGCTCTCCATGACTTCCCTACTATTTTTATGTTGGAAATCTTTAATCCTTATTcaccacaagaaaaaaaatgttataaccGACAAAAAAATTTCACGAAAAATTATGATTTCCGACAGATTTAATTCTGTCAAGAATTTTAATTCTGTCAGTCGAAAATTGAAGTTTTCCCCAAACAAAAACGACCCAACCCTAGCCCTCCTCAGTCACCTAGCACTGCTACCATTGATCCCTCAATCACCTTGCATTGTGCTTTCACACTATCGTTGACCTTTCACATCGTCACTACCATTGACCCCAACCCATGCCCTTGAGCACACTATCATCCTCACTTTGGTCATTCAACCTGCTACCATTGTTGGCTTCACCTATACTATGTCCAATCGCTATTCATCTTTCAACCCACATGGaatttttctttgctttcaaatcGTAAGATAATCGTTGCGCACACTCTTTGTTCACCTTTGTCCTATCTTTTTGTGTTTGGTGATGAATAATATGAAtcatccttttattttttgtcttcatTTTGTTTGGTTTCACCTTTGTTCAGTTTTCAAATCCTTTTATGAATAATCTACTATCTTCATGGATGTTATTCTTTGAAATAATTTGCATTGAACGAGGGAGGCAGACTTATAATGCTTCTTTGTGGATATAAACTCTTGCTTCTGCGCTTAGCAACCTTATATCGATTTTCAATGTCATTCCAACAATCATTTCCAAGTGAATATCAACCTAACTCGTTCAATCTTGGAAATTTCCCATGGATATATTGCTATTGGAAATTTCCCATGGAAAATATCcatcataaattttcaaaggAATCTTTTTGATGGATATTTCGGTCAGAAATTTTCAATGGACAACAAAAATCCATATGTTAAAATTTCCTACGACCATTTTTCCAATAGATTTTGGTTTGTCAAAAATCCGTCGAAAGTTTTGAATTACCAGTGGATTCTGGTTGTCGGTAATAGCTTTTTTTGTAGcgattctttattcttttttatgcaTAAGCTAAAATTCGCAGGTACATATCCTAGAACAGTTCACCAAAAAGCCATAAGATCTACAACATGCCTATTTATTAAGTATTAGAGAAAATATCTGAATCCGTAATTAGTTCCTGATCAAAGTATTCTTCAACATCGTTGAATCACAAACAATCGATCAATAATATAACAAGTGGTCTTATGGTCTTTCTCAGTCGGAGCCTctttatttcataataaaactattaactcgttggcaagtgtactaaatttgtcacaagtagtaaagtactcggaagtccgagtgtcgaatccacatggactttgtttgtacttagattaatgcaaacccaatctaaaagcaatagataaagaatttaaaataaagataagaaaatatagtagataagataaagatttaaaagaaaggataaaagatttaaagataaatatagaagataaaatatttaaattaagatatgataaagataagagaaaatagaagataaaaaaataagataagaaaagtaaaagataaaaaatagaagataaaatcaGAATATGATAAGGTTGGGACCTGGCCTGCCTTGTTTGCCTAGaatgtatgagtttatgatttttctttatcaacttAGGTGACTCtgttctacccacatctgtttaattacttgcccctgattcCTCAcaatgacaagcctattttatttatctatcttccaaattcctttgcaaagactcaacaaataaaatgcatgaagtatgaATTATAGATGTTTGCGAGAATGCATGGacataaaataatcattatattCCTAGGAATGacttttttatgaaattctttctttttgttcgattagaagttaccctcttccgagtgtctaacccctaaaaccaatgcatgcataccttctttaaatcttatttagaagttaccctttcccgagcgtctaacccctaacagaatataaagatgaataatgcaagataaaagcagGAAAGATAATAGAATAGATGGGGCTTGGCttttaggcctgccagaccCTAACTAGGGGTTCAGCCACTCATGGCCATCGACCCTTAGGAGATGGGGGTTGTTGTCTTTTTCTcctccttggcttgactctctttttataattgttgGAGTGGACTTGGGCTTGATGCTAgaaatctttcttttttgatatttttgatatcttttgtatttgttttgcttgtaattatatcttcttgagatttcttgatattttggatatttttttggatcttttttttcctttaatctctccttttcatatttgcaagccatgaataagaaaaatattaaatcttaatatttaagccaaagataactgctaaattaatatttttaaagatattttcaatatatttttattatcaaaataactcatatttagcagttatcaaaaaCCTTCGTAAATCTTAAGATAGggaaaagataaactatgtgcgCAACTTGATATGTTGGAAACCATAATCTTCTTATAGTGTATTAACCTAATAGAGTTTTCATTATCTGCTAATAGCCAATACTGATATATGCTCATTTAAGCTCATATCAGCTTATTTAATAGTCTAATGAATTCACTTAATTtgaccacataaaataaagtcCACTAATGATAACTAACTAAtgtaattatcttataatattagttacattaattattagaataaaaaattccaacaatctcattattttttcatctattttcttcttttcttataGTTGTATAGTTAGATTTACCTATACTGGGGGTTGATGTAACTGAACTCATTCTTATGTTTGCATtttgattattaatatttatgtttattgttcATTATTAAGTGTTATTTTCTATGCATTAATATTTGCTTTGACTTGATCACTACCATTTGTTTGATGTTGTGGTTTGAATTGtcattgaaaaatgcttttgAACTTAGAAATGGAGAGGAACACCTAATGGTTTTTGTGTCTAGGAATGAAACAAGAATTGTTAATCATCTTTTAACTCTTACTCTTAAAGCAAGCCACTTGGTTAGACTAGTCAAAAGATTGATAGTTTGGTCAAGGGATTTAAGGTTTTTTTTCATCTGAGGGATCCGGGTTTGAGTTTTTTTTGTGAGTAGATGATAATAATTTGACTTTGAACTAGAGGAGTGATCTTTTCTAGTGAAATCAATCTCATCTCTTTTattctttgttatttttacctctttttatcGCATTCTAAATGTTAGTAAAAATTACCCAAAAAgagttttttgttcttttgcTCTTGaactttatgtttatttttaatttctttctatttaaattttggcaatcaaattaaatttgttgtttCTAAAAGCAATAGTTAGTGAACGTTGCTATTTTATCGAATATTACATGAGTTCTTGTAAATAGGTATGATACTTGATCTTTCATTCTATATAATTTGCTCGACTTGGTATGCTTGTCAAAAAGCTAACAAATAACatgattaatatttcaaaaacatatgtatgattttgatacattataacaattttaatataataaaataataaataacaaaaatataatttatatttgtttaaatagGTTGGCTGGcttgttggaattttttttaatgacttGGTATAACCTTTTTAACTAAATAGGCTTTTATAAAAACTGAAGAGTAATTTGTTGTCAGAAAAGTTTAATGTAGGCTAGGTGATAGACCtttgttaaatatattaattgttatttttaattattgattttttttttaaaaatattgaaaaaaaaagttgataaaaagttgtgttatttatatgataatcctcttatatatataaatttatatcttgttttatttttatattttactattttatgtCAAATTACTATTTACAGCCATAGTTTTCTATTTATTGGATTAGAACcaagtatttttataaataaaaaaaacaggtATTCTTCAGCTTGCCATTATCTCATGACAGTCATCggcataaaattaataattagtaaTAAGGATATATAAAGCATACCAATAACACAACACAATatccaataataaataattttattctttttaaaagaaGATGACCCAACAAACTCACCTTGACACACGTTGGATGTTTATACAATATTAAAGGGGATGCATTTCCCACAACTAAATCGGTCTGCAACAGCAAAATAAATATCAGACTCATTCTGtctcataattaaaatacagaaaaagtaacaatattttaataatatttcagTTATGTTTCTCTTATAATACACCTTAAAAGACACATTAAATTGACCATTATGCGATCTTAAAAATAATCCTTCCGTGCCTTATGAAAGATTAGGCACACACGAACATTAATTTATCAGCTTCAAATCAATCCTCAACTTCTGTAAGTTGTTATCGGACTGAactgattttttatattaaatctgTGATTTAATCTTAtccaataaaatatttcaatttttagtttattcagttttagatatatttttcaatcactttttcagtttttgttAGATTGGATACCTACTTTTGCCAAAAAAAGCGCAAGGGTTTTGAAGAAGTAAACAGTGTAGCGGTTTTTTGTTAAGGCAAACTCCGTCCAAGGGTCCAAGTGGCTCAGTCCATGCCATTTGCATGTCACTGATTTTCAGCTACTTACACATTAATCTTTCACACTCACACAGTCACACACAACATTAGCATTGACAAAACTCTTAATACACTCTCAACCATCATGATTGTCAAACAAAGTTTGCAAGCAGAAAATGAACAAGAGCAGCCACACCTCCTCACCTCAATCAAGCTAAACAAAGATTTGTTGAAGAGTGAACCCCCCATTGATCATGATCACAGTGAAGCAAAGAAGAGTGATCAACCCTCGCAATTCCTTTGTGGTATATGTTTTGATGACAAACCACTGTCTGATATGTTCAAAGATGGCAAGTGTAACCACCCCTTTTGCACTCACTGCATATCAAAACACGTGGTGACTCAAATACATCAAAGTATTCTCAAGGTCATTTGTCCAGACCCCAACTGTTATGTGGAATTTAAGCCTGAATATTTGCGTACCATCTTGCCTTGTGATGTCATTGATAGATGGGAATGTCTGAGACGTGAGTCTTTGATTCTTGGGTCGGAGAAGACTTACTGCCCTTTTAAGGATTGTTCGGTTTTGTTGGTGAATCAGGGAGGAGAAGTTGCCACCAGTGCTGAGTGTCCCTCTTGTCATAGGCGATTTTGTGCACATTGTAAGGCTCCTTGGCATGGAAGGAAGAAATGTAAGGAATTCCAAAGGgtgaaaaagaatgaaaaaaagttggataagaagtttttcaatttggcaaaggaaaaaaattggaagaaatGCCCCCACTGCACTATGTTTGTCCAGAGATGTGGTGGATGTGACCACATTGCCTGCAGGTTTTGTGTTATGTATCATTGATCATTTTCATGGCTTTTGACATGctttctaaataattcatttttatttcatactAATGGAA
Encoded proteins:
- the LOC114396305 gene encoding E3 ubiquitin-protein ligase RNF14-like, encoding MIVKQSLQAENEQEQPHLLTSIKLNKDLLKSEPPIDHDHSEAKKSDQPSQFLCGICFDDKPLSDMFKDGKCNHPFCTHCISKHVVTQIHQSILKVICPDPNCYVEFKPEYLRTILPCDVIDRWECLRRESLILGSEKTYCPFKDCSVLLVNQGGEVATSAECPSCHRRFCAHCKAPWHGRKKCVDATSATFVGRIGTLNIDA